Below is a genomic region from Candidatus Thermodiscus eudorianus.
AACTCGCCCACGACTTTAGAGGAGTCGTTATCAGCTCGAAGATAATAGTTAGCTAGGAAGGTTTTCCCAGTACCTGGTGGGCCAAATAGAATAATTTGGCCGAACTTGGACAAAAGGCGATCGATTTCGTTTATTAAGTGGGGCATGGGAGTATCAATATCGGGGTTACTTCGGGTTTGATCTACATGTTTCCTTATAATATTTTTAACAATATTTTTACATATTTTAGCATTATGTTTTCCTATTTCTTTATTAATCTCACTTGATCCCCTACACAGTGATAGATATAAATAAAGCTCTAAAGCCGTCAGTTTTAGATTGAATTCCCAAGATAGTTTCTCCTTAGCTTTATTTACTGCGACAAGAAAGACATCATAATACATTCGAATCTTCTCCCAGTTATTTTTTATTTTCTTTATATTATTCTTTATATTTACTTTATATATATTTTCATAATTAAAACATTTTTTAATTATATAATTAAAATCTCCTACATGAATCTCAGCGAGTGAAATCGGAGCAATAAGGTCGGGGTTAGTGAAAGAAAGCCAGATCGACAAAACTTGAAGTGATAGCTGTTGAACGTCTTCTATATTTGATATAATATAGTATAATTTTTTGTTGAGATAACTACTTAGCTCATCTGTGGATTTTATTCCATCTAGTTCTATCAATATATTCTTTACTTCATTGTTGGCTAGAAATTGAGCAATTACTTCGGGTTTATCTATACCGTTACCTGCTGTAGCGCCTAGAGCCGTCCAGATCAACGTTTTAAAGGTAAAGTTCTTGTTAGGTTCTACAAGTACTCTTTCTATTTCCTCCTTTGTTAAATCCTTGTTTAGAATTCTTTCTTTATAAATTTGTATTAATTTATTCATAATTTTTTTATAAAGTTCTCTTTTTTCAATTAGCTCTTTGCTTTCACTAGTTAGAAAGAATTTCCCAACCTCATAAAAGATATCCTCTAGAAGGCCTGACAAGACCTCTCTATCACTACATAAAGCTTCAACATCATCCTGCTTATTAGGTGACTTTAATTGCTCACCGGTATTAGCCACATATAACACCACGTTACATATAGACATGTTAACGATTTAATTTTTAGTTTCATTAAAACGTCCATGCTAGATGAAGTGAATCTAGTTTGCTATTTATAGAGGAAGTAATACGGTATGAAAGATGGCCGTGGCTATTATTTTAGAAGTAGTTACGGATTAATCTATGGTTGTGTCTCCTCGGACTAGACATTCTAGAACCTGATTCAGCGCGAAGGAGTCGCTTCTAAAAATCAAAAATATAGGAAAAGCTGCATTATTAAAAATAGTTAGAGGAGGAAATAAATCGCGAAGATAAAGGGAAAAGTAAAAAGTAAGTATAGAGGAAATCAGATAGCGAATTAAAAATGTTAAAGGCATGAGCCGCTCTTGTCAAGCCGGTATGTCAAGCTTCGCTTTTTGTCCCTTTGTATAGCTCAGCCCCTTTGTGAATTGAGATGAATAAAAATCCCCAATATAGTGCGTCACACGCGAAAGAATCATCATTGAACTTCTTCGCTAGTGTTTCCACTAGTGAGAGGAATTCATCTTTGTCCGGAACATTTAACGACATTATTATCATCGTTGCACTTAATTTATCATCTGACGTGGTCCATGCGAAATCTACTTTTTACTTGAATCTTTGCTTGATTCCCCGATTCTTTTAACAGTATAACATATCTCATCTTATATCACCTGAACTTATTTTGCAAGTCTTTTAACCGGACCATAGACACTACCTGCTTCCATTAAGCACTCTAACTATGATTATGCCACTCGACCAATAGTAAAACCGCAAGACATGCAGAGGGCGTCGTAACAAAAAGCTATGAATGCCAGAAACCAGTAATCCGTAAGGGGTGTAAGATTGTCTAAGGTTATTAGGGCAAGATATGAGAGGGGCGTACTCAAGCCACTAGAGCCTCTAGAGTTTAGAGAAGGAGAGGAAGTGACGATTAAGATTATAGAGGTTGGGGAGAGGAGGAAGCTCCTTAGGAGGCATCGGGGGGCTTTGGGTCGTGCTCCCAAGGAGCTTCTCGATAGGTTCATGTTGGAGGCTGAGGAGCAGTAATGCTGTTCCTAGACACCAACGCTATAATCTATTACCTCCACGACGTTAAACCCTACTCTCAAGCTGTAGAGGACATGGTATCGAGTGAGGACGAGCTATACACTAGCATCCGCGTAATAGACGAGGCAGTATTCACCATCGTGAGGACCAAGGCATGGCTGGAGCTAGGGATACGGCGTATAGAGAAGCTGAGAGAATACATCAAGACCCACGGCTACAAGTTCTTCGAGGCGGAGCTAAACGAGCTAACCACGCTACTAAAGGACGCGAAAGTGACCGTACTAGAAGATAAAGCGAAACCCCAAGAACTCATCGATACAGCCAGAAAGCATCGCCTACTACCCGCAGACGCCCTAATAGCGTTAACCTGCAAACACTACGGCATAGAGAGGATCCTAACATTTGACGAAGACTTCAAACGAGTACCCTGGCTAACAATCCTCCCCTAAGGGATGAAATTCCATAGAGGCAGCGAAACACTTTACAAGTAGGGATCCGTAGAAGGCTAATTACTACTCGGAAGGTGACTATTACCTATTAGATTAGAAAGGGCTCATCCCTTTCTATGCCTAGTAAGCCCCTTATAGATGCACTCGCCTCCACAGCACGATACGATTAGCTCAGCCAACTCCCGGGGATCCATGCTTCTAAGGGTCGAGGATAGAAACTCGACAAGCCACTCCCTATAAGACGAATATGGAGCGGGTAATGCCTCTCGTAAACCCAGTATCTCCTCGGGCGTCTTGTGCCAGAAGGGTTCTATTCCAGCTTCTTTTTCTGCTTCTTTGAAGGATTCGTCGAGTAAATTGAGATATTTTACTATTTCATGATGAGATTTTCTTCTATCACCTAACTTGTTTTTTATTTTTGTCCAATATCGACTTAGTAGCTCATTCCGATATTTTTGCCAAATAGGATCCTCTTCATTTGCTTCGTTTACCATTCTTGCCAATTCTACTAATGTGTAGTATGGGTTTCTTATTTGGTTGGCGTAGGCTTGTTTGTGTTTTCCTTGATATTTTTTGGTGGGGAGGATTTGGGCTATTTGTTTGGCGTATTCCCAGCTTGCTTTTAGTATGTATTGGTATATTTTTCCCTGTCTTTTATGCCGTGTTTTAGGGCTTCGTTGAGGAGTATGGCTGTGAGCATCCATGGCGGCCTCATCTTGTTGTCTGGCCTGAATAGTTCGTGGCGTCTCTTTATTTTTTGTATGAGTTTCCTGATGTAGGGGTCCTCCACCTCCTTCTCCCTCTGGAGGAGTTCGTTGTAGGCCCTGTCGTATTCCGCCTGTAGCTGTTCGTAGGCCTCGTCTATGGTTGTGTCAACTATGTACTGGTCTATTTCTTCCCTCGTTAGCTGGGGTGGTGCTGTCTCCTCTAGGTACCTTCTCTTGTTCCTCAGGCTCCGGATCATTAGCCTTATAGCTATTCCGGCGGCAAAGCCGAGGATTTTGTCGCTCAACTGAGCCGTCCCCGGGCTCTGGAGATGATCTGTTGTAGCTAAAAATATGATAAATATCGTGTGGTAGGCCTGGCTGGGCGGGGAGAAGGTTTCTTCGGAGGGTGAGATGGGATGGAGCATCTTTGCGAAATAGATGTATACAGGACAGGTATGTGTAATTTATATGCAATTCTGTACAAATTCCTATATAAGTTATAAAAATACATAAATAATAATGATGAGTCTATTATAGTCGGTGGTAGAATGGATCTGAAGGCAGTGGCTGGAGCACTGTTCATTATAGGACTCCTAATCGGGGTAGGAATAGGTTATCTCCTCTACTATGGTAAAGGGGTACAGGCGACCACTGAGACCACGACTGTAACCAAGACGATGACTGAGACGACTACAAAGACGCAGACTAAGCTGGTGAAGGAGAATTACACGATACGCCTCGCATACGATCCCAGCGTGGGATTGTACCTAACCGACTCCAAGGGCATGACGCTCTACATCTTCGCGAAGGACGTAAACGGATCCTCCACCTGTTACGGCGAGTGCGCTAAGAAATGGCCGGTGTTCTACGTGGATGAGATAAAGCCGTCGCCAGGGCTGGATCCAAAGGACTTCTCGATCATAACACGGAAGGATGGCACTAAACAGGTGGCCTACAAGGGATGGCCCCTATACTACTTCTTCAAGGACGAGAAGCCCGGAGACATAAAGGGTGATGGGGTTAAGAACGTCTGGTACGTGGCTAAGCCCGACTACACGGTGCTGGTGGGTTACAAGGAGGGTCTAGGCCTCTACCTCGTCGACTCCAGGGGTATGACGCTCTACTACTTTGCAAAGGACGTTAATGGGACCCCGGCTTGCTATGGGGCTTGCGCGAGCAAGTGGCCGGTATTCATGCCTCCAACGCCTCCCGGCGAGTTCGTCGTGCCCTCTATCCTGAACATAACGGACTTTAGCTTCGTGCAGAGAAGTGATGGCAAGATCCAGGTAGTCTACAAGGGCCACCCACTGTACTACTGGGTGAACGATAAGGCTAGGGGAGAGACCACCGGCCATATGGTAAAGAATGTGTGGTTCGTCGCTAACGTCAAAGGCGTATTACCCTAGCCATCCGGGAGGAAGTATGAAATACAACCTCATCCTCTTTTTATTGTCTGGAGAGTGTTGATTGAAGGAAGACAAGAGGCTGAAACTCTTATTGGCTTGGCTGCTGGAGGGGAGTAGAGGAGGAGCTACGAGGGCCCGCATAATGCTTGAACTTAAAGATAACCCGAGTAACCCGAACCAGCTGTCGAGGCGTCTTGGATTGAACTATAGGACTATAATCCACCATTTGGAGGTATTGGAGCGGCATGGCTTGGTGGAGAGGATAGGCAGTGGTTATGGGGCGCCGTATACTCTAAGCGATCTCGCACTGGAGAACTGGGATGTTATTTTTGAGGTGGCTTGCAGGGTTTTAGGTGATGGGGAGTGTTCACGTTCTGGGACCTATTAATAATATTAGTAATAATTCAGATAGTAATAGTGGCTGGGATCATATACCTGGTCTTCAGGCTGGTTAAGTTCCCCATAGGCATACGCTTGACGTTGATATCGTTGCTCTTCATGATCCAGGGAATACTAGGCATACTGATATACAATAATTGGAAGAACCAGGGGTATGGGCCCGAGATCTCAAAACCCCTGATAGCACTGCAATCAACCATAATCCTGGGGCTACTCCTACTATACGATATAGTCAGGAGGTAGTGTTTAGGGGGTCTTCATTACGTAGATGTCGTTGCTTAGGGCTACCGCCTCGGTGAATATCTTCTCCGGGTTAACGTTGGATGGATCGTAGACTATGGGTTTTGGCGGGTCGCTGTCCCATCTGTACTCGTCGAGTATCTTGCGGATCCTCTGCTTGACTTTATCCACGGCTAGTCTAGAGTAGTATATTGTGCCTAGGCTTCTCGCAGTCATCTCAACGATATGATCGTCTCCCCTCTCAGCGTGTATATGGGGGTTTCTTGACTCGACCTGGTATACCGTTACGCCTTCTGGTAGTAGGGGGCACGCGTTGGAGGAGAGGTCGAGGTAGCACCTCTCTAGTAGATCTATGATCTGGAACGGCTCGATGGCGAATCCACCGGCCCACCTCAGCTTCAAGGCTAGATCTATTGACAGCGCGTGCTCGCCGCTGTTGGCTGTCT
It encodes:
- a CDS encoding AAA family ATPase, yielding MANTGEQLKSPNKQDDVEALCSDREVLSGLLEDIFYEVGKFFLTSESKELIEKRELYKKIMNKLIQIYKERILNKDLTKEEIERVLVEPNKNFTFKTLIWTALGATAGNGIDKPEVIAQFLANNEVKNILIELDGIKSTDELSSYLNKKLYYIISNIEDVQQLSLQVLSIWLSFTNPDLIAPISLAEIHVGDFNYIIKKCFNYENIYKVNIKNNIKKIKNNWEKIRMYYDVFLVAVNKAKEKLSWEFNLKLTALELYLYLSLCRGSSEINKEIGKHNAKICKNIVKNIIRKHVDQTRSNPDIDTPMPHLINEIDRLLSKFGQIILFGPPGTGKTFLANYYLRADNDSSKVVGEFVAFHKSYGYEEFIEGIWPMAEGRNIRYEVKDGIFKELAIRAIYSAISGNKTGSGKCALPRGAKRPKTPSYKEIKSRVQECLKSIRDGNERISLQIFKDSPKYILVIDEINRGDISRIFGELITLLEHDKRLSRPNQIIVKLPYSGDLFAIPPNLYIIGTMNSTDRSIALVDYALRRRFAFMEISPQPDLVESKVIDGLSLKDLLKNINDRIRRELGKDFEIGHSYFLEVNDKESLHRIWYYQIVPLLQEYFYSNLKALAGIFDDKEKLYDVSQASSVRPEELVSLLIEWIEKREV
- a CDS encoding antitoxin family protein; translated protein: MSKVIRARYERGVLKPLEPLEFREGEEVTIKIIEVGERRKLLRRHRGALGRAPKELLDRFMLEAEEQ
- a CDS encoding PIN domain-containing protein is translated as MLFLDTNAIIYYLHDVKPYSQAVEDMVSSEDELYTSIRVIDEAVFTIVRTKAWLELGIRRIEKLREYIKTHGYKFFEAELNELTTLLKDAKVTVLEDKAKPQELIDTARKHRLLPADALIALTCKHYGIERILTFDEDFKRVPWLTILP
- a CDS encoding winged helix-turn-helix domain-containing protein; translation: MKEDKRLKLLLAWLLEGSRGGATRARIMLELKDNPSNPNQLSRRLGLNYRTIIHHLEVLERHGLVERIGSGYGAPYTLSDLALENWDVIFEVACRVLGDGECSRSGTY